cggcgctagggttccctCCCAGGGGCGCCCGCGGGAGCGCCACGGGAGGGGACTGGAGGTTGCAATTAAAACATCATACCACAGAAGAGGAGTTCGTTGGCCGCACCACTCAGCTCTTATAGTAACCACATTTGGTTGATTTGTCTGAGTTTTATCATTGCTTGTTATCAGCGGTAATGTAAGAAGAAAAGTACAGATGAGAAGCTTTCATTTGCCCAGCTATCCATGCAAGTAGGCAAATAAATGCAGGTTGATATAAGAACCAGTAAATTTTAGTGCTAACTATCAGCTGCAAAACTAACAAAAAGAGAGAGCTGACGTCAACAAAGACTAAAGATTcctagcataatttttttgaaacaCAATTACCCAATGAGCAACTTGGAATTGGCAACACGTCTCACAAACAACCAAAGCATGGATTTATCATTCACATATCATTGTCAGATACAATCATCCTTGTTGAAACATAACGAGGAAAGCATCATTTAGAAAGCTGACAAAATAACTACAAAAACGTCCATATCGCAGCAGTTTCGATGATGGCGTGGTGGCTCTTTCACACAGGTGGAAGCGCCTAGAAAACACAAAAATGATTGATACTTGTGGATGGCGATTAATACTGAGATGCACTCCAGTATCTCAAGTAGGGCTGAGTTTTAGCTCGGTAATTAACTcgtgagctaaacgagtagctcgtgactcgacTCGGCTCAACTTGAAGTCGATGACTAACAAGTCGAGTCGAGTTTTGATCTGAGCTCTTTAACAGAAACAAAAGTAAGATGATTGAACAGTGCATCCATTAAGAAACAAAATTACAACAACATGGTGAAGAAACATTAGGATGTAAATATACTTCATTGATTGTTGATTATTCTAAAAAAAATTAGGCAGACTGGAACGATATTTACGAAGAACATAAGGTGGATCAGTTGCAAATGAAAAAAAAGTAGAGGCTAGTGTCAACACCGAGTACAAATTATTGGCATAAAATTCTTTGAAGCACCATTGTCCAATGACCAACTTGGAATTGACAAAGGTCACAGTCAACCAAGGCAAAGATTTGGCGCACTCACATCATTGAAGCAACATAAGGAGAAATCGTTAGATATCTAACTATCTTGGAAAAGTTAAATAACAAGCTCACAGCATGAGTTTAAGTGACCAAAGCATAGTTTGTGTAACCACTTATGTATCATCGAATAAACTAATAACTTAATATATACACCAGCGTCCAGGTGCAGAGGTGCTCACTGAGATTAAAAATTATGATCAAGTGAAGGCGATGATTACAATCCCCAGCTTGAAGCTGGTGTCAGAATCAGAGTCTATAAATACGGCCAGTCACAAACTGAGCAATACACAACTACTCAAGTAGTAACACATTAGCAGCAGCTGATTGGCCAATTAGGCACTGATAACTTGTTGCATCAGTAACTAGCTAGAAAGAGGCATGGCAATGGAGATCGCCGCCGCTGGCGCAAGAATGCCGGTGTCGGTGCTGGTTCTCGTGGCATTGGTAGCGGTCTGCCTGTCCGCCAACGGGGCGGCGGCGCAGCAGGCAAGCGGCGTGGCGGCGACGTACAACCTGTACCACCCAGAGAAGATCAACTGGGACCTGCGCGTCGCCAGCGTCTACTGCGCAACGTGGGACGCCGACAAGCCGCTGGCTTGGCGGCAGAGGTTCGGCTGGACGGCGTTCTGCGGCCCCGCCGGCGCGCACGGACAGTCGTCCTGCGGTCGCTGCCTCAAGGTACGTACTCATATGCTTGACGATCTCCGTCCATGGATGATTTGCATGAGAAAATGGTTAGCTTTATTATGGATCGCTTGTTGACCGGTGGGACATTGTCCCCAGGTGACGAACAGGGCAACGGGGGCGCGGACGGTGGCCAGGGTGGTGGACCAGTGCGACAACTGCGGGCTCGACCTTGACGTCGCCGTGTTCCAGCGGATCGACACCGACGGAGGAGGCGTGGCCAACGGCCACCTCCTCGTCGACTACGAGTTCGTCGGCTGCCGAGACTGATCGTTCTCGAGATCACCGCATGCTACACATAATTACGCTCGTTGCACCGAATAAATATGCATGGAGATAAGTAGCCCCTGCAAGAATAAAACGCAACCAAAATCCAGTATGTCGGCTTCGAGGCCTGCAGCACATGTTGTTTTTCGATTCTGAATAGTATCTCTTTTCATGTAACTCAGATGTCAGAATCGATCGTCGCAATGGCAAGTTAATTATGTATCTCATTGACATCGACAAGCCATGTACTCCCTCAGtaaagagcgtttagatcacaacttagtgatctaaacgctcttctatttttttacggagggagtaacttgCTAAGTTGCTATTGGCTTATTATACGCTATTTCCAAATAAATTAAATTTATAATGTATTAAAAAAACATCATGACATGTGCGCTAAGACCAATTATATGCTAGTGCGATAGATGCGCTCCAGGGCACCAATTGCTATTCGGTTTTACAATTGAGAAATGTCTAACAGCTCccgggtgcccctacaccctcATGAAAGGTTTGATGTTCCTGTAAAGTTTCAGCAACAAATAACCTTCGTGGAGCCCTCACAAAAAAAATCACTGCTAAAAAATGTACATAAACTTTGAcaatgattttgtttttttatttgagtGCTCTTCAAATGTTATTTTTAGCtaaaactttgcaagatcatcaaaagtttcatgatgttcgatgtccagaagttcagattttttttttgaatttgttttgaatttactgttcatagagggtgtaggggcacccggGTGCTGAAAATCCTGTCTCTTTACAATTAGAATGGATAACTTCCTAATGAAATTCttgtattttccaaaaaaaatgtaAATCTTATATTTAGTAATTGGGGGGCACCTTTTTTGTGGGATTATTGAACTTGCGTGAGAAAAATCACAACAAAGCCCAAGATGGAGGTGATGAGGATAGAACCAACCTGTGGCGATCCATGCGCTTATACCAAATGGTGCAAGGAGATCTACTTCCGGCAAGGATGACTGTTCTTCACGGATTGGAGGAGGAAAAGTGGCAAATTAACAAGAACGAAGGATAAATAGTGAAGTCTATTCGAATAGCACAAACCGACAACAAACATCTATAGATATGCAAGCCTCAATTTGGATTCCAAGTCAACAACGCTCACGACCTACTCAATCAGTCCAAACGATCCACTCATTTCAAAAGAGAAGATAGGACAAGGTAGATTTCTTCCCCAAATCCTAAGAGATGGATGGCTTCAAACGCTCCATGAGCTACTCGCTTAGCTCGCGAGCTTCAAGTCGATGCAACCTTAAGGGTACCAATTTTCTTATGTTTGCAACATGGGCACAAATATTCTAGTAATTCAACATTAACTATGTCAAACATATATCTTTGGATTCAAACATTTGCATGGGGACTAATCAGGAAAGCTCTTCCAACGGGTAAGAGAGTAGGTAAATACATTCCTCATATAAGTAAACTATGTTCTAGGTGCGGAATGGAAGAAGATGAGCAACATATTCTCTTTTTCAATTTGCCAAAGCTGCTTGGTTTGTACATCCCTGGTATATTAGAATAGATGAACTCTTGAAAGATTGCAACTCCATTACATATATGATTTCTTGTATTCTCAACTCCAATCATCCACATGCTGCTTTAAGCAATATATTTACTTTCATGTGGTGTATATGGAAGTTAAGGAATGACAAACTGTTTTAAAGAAAAGAAACCTCTGCTCTACAGGTTTTTTATGCAGCCCAAGCTATTCAAAAGTGTCTATCACAAGAAAGGGGAGTCCGGGAACAATCTCATCAAGAGGAGAGAAATCAAGAAACACAAATATCAGGTTCTCATATGCAAGGGACAACAATAGATTTGTCACAAATACCAACAACAAACAGAATCTTCATTGACGCTGCATGGAAGGCACAGGATCAACACAACAGCAATACAAGAATTGGATTAGGTGTTCTTTGCAGGTAAATTAAGGAGGCCGAAAACTGAAAGTCCAAGTCTGGGCTACTGGACATCAAGCAAAATCAGCATTTCAAGCAGAAGCACAAGCTTTAGTACTTGCAGCCAACTTGTTAGTCCAATTACAAATACAAGAAGTAGCAATCTTCACAGATAACTTATCTTTAGCAAAAGTAGCAACAACTAGATCTCCTAGAACGGATCCAGGACATTGGGAAGCTAGAGGTTTAACTGCAGAATTTTGTGCAATCACTAATCCTACTTCAATTCAGGTATTTCAAATCCCAAGACTTCATAATAAAGAGGCTCATGATTTAGCCCAGTTAGCTATCCAACAAAGATCAGTTCAAGCACTTGAAGTCTCTTGTAGCAATGTGATTCCTGTTCAGGAAGTTTGTCCTTTGAAGTGGCTATGTTCTAGCATGAAAGTTCAGGGAGTTGTAACACTCAATGTAATTGTTTGAACTCTGAATAATTTGGTAATGAATTGGCGCCTTGGCGCCTTTGGTTGTTCAAAAAAAAACATAACCAACTTTTTTGTACCACTAAATAGTTGTTGTCTTCCTCCACCACTATTTTCGTCTCACAAATCCAAGCAACTACATATTGTGAAAATCAATGACTGAATTTCGATAAAGCACCCTCTATCAAAAAAATAGAAGTAAATTCCATCATGTACAATTCAAATCAAACCAATTCAGCGAACAAGCTAAAGAGGAACAACATAGACAGTTATAGAACTAGACATTATATGGCTGGTCCAATGCCATCACAAATCAATGTGAAGGTCACATCTTGGAGTTTTGAGTTAACTTCTCTTGAGCGCTTCTTTCTCCTTGTGTTCTTTTTCTCCCTTGAGGCCTTCCTTCCTACTCATTAGTTAAATTTTAGTACCACGTTAACAAGGCAAATTTTAGTACAAGAATGTGAAATTTTAGTAACAAGGTAACTTTAGTACAACAAGGTAAATTATAGTACAACAATTAGAGGGTAAATTTTAGTACAAGAAGTCTGAGTATCTTGACAAAAATCCAGTAGGAATCAAATTTAGGCGCAAATGGATATTTCAATGGCTCCAGAAAAAAATCAATACAAATGGCCCCCATGTCACTGTAACTTTATTCGGTAGTTTAGAACTTCAGATTAAAGATAATATTGTTATACAAATAGTCTGCATTGGTCTTGTTCTAGTGTTCGAGCAAATGATTAAGTGAATATGCTAACAATAGTTTGTCCAATGTGTGCACCCTCCATTCTAGTACGGTTACATTTTTCTACAATGAataatatattaatatcaagatATATCAATTACATCCGACCTCTGCAACAACATAATCTCGAGACCAAATTGAAACACCAGTATGCACACAACCAAAAAGATTTAAAAGAACAAGAAGGGAAAATAAAGCTCACACAACCAACAACTCAGAACAGATAAGCAACAACCTCACTCATCATCCTTGGTAGCACATGAACTACAAGAAAGGTTCTTCGGAAGCAATGTCTCTAGAAGGAAATGATGCGTACACACCGACATCGTCGGATCCAATCACTGAGGGTGAGATCTGGGTTTTCAACCCGAAGAGCACATCTAAGCAAACTCCAATGCGTTTAACAAAGACACGATATGTAAATATCGTCATTGTGAGGTGCAACCACGGGAAGCCAGACCTAGGGCCACCATGGGAGGCCAGATCTAAGCAAACTCCGAAGCAATGTTGTTGACCAAGCTCCATCGTGTACGTCACGCCGTTCAGGGCCACCATGCCGTTCGAGTGAACCTCCTTTACAAAACTACCATTTGTGGAGAGATAGAAAACAAGTAAGGTAATTTTGGTACTAAGACATAAGTTAAAAAAATCAAAACTTTGCAAATGAAGGTAACATCGCTTACAATGAGCCTATTTCGTCGTATCTTTCACTTGGTGGCGTAAATTATGTCCTGCTTTGATTAGATGCTGGACATTGACAGTCAAATTTGTTAAGATTACCGTGTCATATGTACTTGCGTATGCGGTTGATATGTGATCCAAAGGGCCAGCGTGTATTACCTAGCTGATGCGGACTGGCAGCTCAGCTCTTATATTTTCTTTTGAGAGTTACTCAACTCTTATAGTAATCACATTTGGTTCATCTCTCTCAGTCTTATCATTACTTGTTATCAGCGATAATGTAAGAAGAAAAATACAGATGAGAAGCTTTCATTGCCTAGTTATCCATGCAAGTAGGCAAATTACTGCAGCTTAATCTAAGAACTAGTGCAATTTAATGCTAACGAACACCTGCAAAAATAACAGAAAGAGAGAGGGTGACGTCAACAATGACTACAAACTCCTAGCATAAAATCTTTGAAATGCAATTATCCAATGAACAACTTGGAATTGGCAACACGTATCACAAACAACCAAAGCAAGGGTTTGGCATTCACATATCATTGTCAGATACAATCATCCTTGTTGAAACATAACGAGAAAAGGATCATTTAGAAAGCTGACACAATAATTACAAAAACATCTATATTTGGTTCCTTCACCTCTAAAAGCAGTTTCGATAATGACGTGGTGGCTTGTTCACACAGGTGGAAGCCTAGGCAACAGAAAAATTATTGATACGAAGGGTCGCGATTAATACGATATGCAGTCCAATACCTCAAGTCCTCAAGTATCAATTTGTCATAGAAGCTCCTTTTTTTACGGTAATGCTATCTCACGACCGAAGCCGATGCATCAAGAACAAAGTAACTATTTTGTTGGAATTTAGAATAGACAAGTCTATTGATGCAATAACATATGGAAGGTCATTTACGACGGTCTCATGATTTCCCTTAATGTCATGATACATGATAAATTACTTGTTCATTATGATAGTGCAATTAGCGCCTTTCGTTAGACTCCGGCCAGTGACTGTCATCGTTCATTTGCACGAAATTACGACACAGCTCGATAGCTCAACTCTACGATATATGATGTAGAATAACAACGTCATGATTGAAGATTGCACACACTACAAAATGAAACTACAGCATGTCAGCATCAGCATTGTGAAATCGCATTGAGATGTAAACATAGGTTATCAGTTGCTCATTTCTTGTCCCTGGTAAAAGCCATTTGACAGACACAAACGATATTTACAAGAACATAAGGTGAATTAGTTGCCAATGAAAGAAACAGAGAGGCCGCTGTCAACTTTGAGTACAAATTATTGGCACAAAATTCTTTGAAGCACAACTTGTCCAATGAGAAGCTTGGAATTGACAAAGCTCTCAGAAACAACCAAGGCAAATATTTGGCACACTCACATCATTGAAGCAACATAAGAAGAAATAGCTACATATCTAAACATCTTGGAAAGCTAAACAACAAGCTCACAGCAAGAGTTTAAGTGACCAAAGCATAGTTTGTGTAACCTCTTATGTCTCATTGAATAAACTACTAACTTGATACACATACTCCAGGTGCTTACTGTGATTAAAAATTATGATTAAGGGAAGGCGATGATTACAATCGTCCTCCTTGAAGCAGGTGTCGGAATCAGGGTCTATAAAATGGCCAGTCAGAACTGAGCAATACACTACCACTCATTAGCAGCAGCTGATTGGCCAATTAGGCACTAATAACTAGTTGCAGCAGTAACTAGCTAGAAAGAGGCATGGCAACGGAGGTCGCCGCTGCTGGCGCAAGAATGCCAGTGTCAGTGCTGGTTCTCGTGGCATTGGTCGTGGTCTGCCTGTCCGCCAACGGGGCGGCGGCGCAGCAGGCAAGCGGCGTGGCGGCGACGTACAACCTGTACCACCCAGAGAAGATCAACTGGGACCTGCGCGTGGCCAGCGTCTTCTGCGCGACGTGGGACGCCGACATGCCGCTGGCGTGGCGGCAGAGGTACGGCTGGACGGCGTTCTGTGGCCCCGCCGGCGCGCACGGCCAGCCGTCCTGCGGCCGCTGCCTCCAGGTACGTACTCATATGCTTTACCTATCTCCGTCGATGCATCATGGATAGTTCCTATAAGGAAATGTGTATCTTGTTATGGATCGCGCGTTGTTTGATCGGCGGGACACTGTCATGTCACCAGGTGACGAACAGGGCGACGGGGGCGAGGACGGTGGCGAGGGTGGTGGACCAGTGCGACAACGGCGGGCTCGACCTTGACGTCGCCGTGTTCCAGCGGATCGACACCGACGGGGGCGGCGTCGCCAACGGCCACCTCGTCGTCGACTACCAGTTCGTCGGCTGCTAGGACTGATCACGCACGAGATCACCGCATGCTGCTGCATAGCCTGCATATGCCTACGATCGTTGCGGCGAATAAATATGCATGGGAAATCAGTAGTACCGGCAAGAATAAAACGCAACCGAAATCAATATCGGCTTCGATGTTCGATCGAGGCATGCAGCACATGTTGTCTTCCGATTCTGAATGTCTCGTTATGTAACTCGGAATCCAAAGTCGAAATGACAGATTTTATGTCTCAGCGTCAAGCCACGTAATCTGGCTACTTGCTGTTGGAGTATCGAGCATTTTTCAAATAATTTTAACTCATAAAAccatttctaaccgatcccttaAATTTAGGCCCTCAAACGGGCCCTCAAACCTTAACTCCTCAAAATGGAGGAGTTAGAAACGTTCCTTAAATTTAACTTTCAAAAACTTTTTTTCCTCACAAATTCATCTCAAACATAGAACTACTTGATTCAAACACAAAGTTAAACAAAGGTAGCACAATTCGATACACTGCATAACATGAACATAAACTACTCAATTCAAACTTAAACTGAACAAAACTAATCTTCTCCGGCCATGATTTTCTCCCAATCCACTTCACCCTCGCCAGAGCCGAAGTCGGAGTCGCTAGATGAAAGATATATCGCTTGCGGTCAGGCCTCATCGTCGACCTCCCCACCGGATAGCTCAACCTCATCGGTTGTCTTCTTGTAGAGCTCGTAGATCCGAAGCTCCTCGGCGACGAGCTCTGGATGTTTCGCTCGGAGCGAGACCATGTACGCCTCGTCGGTGCACAGGGCCTTGATTTGCTCGAAGGCCTCCTGATTCTGCCGCGCCTTGTGGTGGGAAAAAACCGGGAAACCACTCGGGGGGTCGACGGTGATAAGCTCCAGGACATCGTGGATGTCAATATCTTTGCACGACTGTCGTGGAAGCAgaccaccatggcatcatcacGTCGTAAGTGTGAGCCCCTTGCTCCGCCGACTAGAACAAGCTGATCCAGTGCAGCTTCCCCATGTATCGATCCTCGATCTCGCACACCCAATCCTCCACGGCCACTCCCGCACGTCGTGGTACTTCCTCTTATGCGACGACGACAAATCCAAAATGGACCGGGAGTGGGGTGTATCGGTGGGTGCTCAGGGTGGCTGTATGGCCCCTTCTGGTCGCGACGCCGACTAGGTGTTGCCCATTTCGTCCGATTGAAAGAGAGAGGGTGTGCCGGCAGGGAGGGTGCGGGTGGATTAGGGTGCCTGCAGTGTGGGGGCAGGAGCTGCGGGGTGGATTTGGGCGGCACTAGCGTGGTTGTGGAGTGAGCGAGGGAGAGGGTAGTCGTAGGGGAGGGGGTCGAAATTATCCTGAGACTTGGTTGCGGCAACACTTACATTTTGTGATGAGTTAGACCAGATAAAAATTTGGCTAGGTCCAGTTTAACTCCTCAAAACAATCTTTTTTTAAGGAGTAAACAGGTTTTGagggatcggctagagatgctcCAGTGACTGCATATCGTGTCTCTCTCGGCCCATGCACATGTTCAAGTATTTTCAAATTGCATCACCTCGGGCTTCAGTGAGAAAATTGGTTACGAGTAGATGTGATCTGTACGAATAGGGAAACTTTCCTTGGATTTACTATTCAATAGTTCCTTGATCCAAACGCACCAAAGATGAAAAATCCTTGGAAATCTTTCCTTCAAAGCTTCCTGcaaaattcctctaaaccaaacacacccttagagcatctccagcagctTGTCCAATTTATGAGATATAGACAATATAAAGCTTCCTGTAAAATTCCTATAAACCAAACGcacctttagagcatctccaacagattgTGTATAAGGCTGAAAATGACCTTAtttaaaggaacggagggagtaggattcTACCACTCAGAATTTAGACTAGACAACATAAGGAGAAATAGCTACATATCAAAATATCTTGGAAAGCTAAACAACAAGCTCACAGCCTAAGCTGGACATGCATCAGAGTTTGATTGCCACCGATGGCGAACCCTGATCAACTGGTGGCAGTGCTCAAGTACTACAATGGCCAAGGAACAGGCTAAGTCGTGGAGATCCATTATCGCTCTGGTGTGGTGGAACATATGGAAAGAACGGAATGCCAGAGTTTTTAGAAATTCCTCTTGCGGCCTAAGACCACTATTTCTGGAAATTCATGTGGAGGCCAAGGATTGGATTGATGATGGTCGGAGGCGGGTTCTGCACATTGTCGAGCGACCCTAAGAACCAGATTGATGTACCTATATGACCTAAACTCCCTTCCCCTGTACTTCTCGTGCAGTTTGTAAACCTTTATTCCTTCTAAGCGCAATGAAAAGCAGTGATTTTGTCTTTTCATCAAAAAAAAAAATTCATGGCTGCACCCGAGCCAGCCATGGCTGAGCCGCTCAAGCTCGTCTATAGAGAGGAATGTGAGGTGAGAGCAGAGGGCAGACTGGACGAAGGGGAGAGGGGAGAAA
Above is a window of Triticum aestivum cultivar Chinese Spring chromosome 6B, IWGSC CS RefSeq v2.1, whole genome shotgun sequence DNA encoding:
- the LOC123139499 gene encoding pathogenesis-related protein PR-4-like, which translates into the protein MAMEIAAAGARMPVSVLVLVALVAVCLSANGAAAQQASGVAATYNLYHPEKINWDLRVASVYCATWDADKPLAWRQRFGWTAFCGPAGAHGQSSCGRCLKVTNRATGARTVARVVDQCDNCGLDLDVAVFQRIDTDGGGVANGHLLVDYEFVGCRD
- the LOC123134662 gene encoding pathogenesis-related protein PR-4-like — its product is MATEVAAAGARMPVSVLVLVALVVVCLSANGAAAQQASGVAATYNLYHPEKINWDLRVASVFCATWDADMPLAWRQRYGWTAFCGPAGAHGQPSCGRCLQVTNRATGARTVARVVDQCDNGGLDLDVAVFQRIDTDGGGVANGHLVVDYQFVGC